TCAATAACCTACATGTAAATCTACGCTTACAGGTTATCGAAAAGATGGCGTCCTTATTAACCGTTACGAAATCGATGTTAGAAGGCAACGTTCATGAAACTAGATGCGACGAGCTCGGTGCTATGTTTAATCTGTTGATGGATGATGCTTTGCGAGAGAGAGGATTGTGGGAAGGAGATCATACTAGAAGGAGAGACAGGCCCAGACGACCTCCTGCTCCGGGTCATGACACGGTCACCCCGAGGTCGCAAACACCTTCAGGTAAacatagttttgtttttactattcTGTCAACAGTAAATGAGCAATTCAATAGCGTGTGCGTTTAGAACAACTTGTAGGACCTATATGTTATAGTCCAAATAGGCCTATACCTCTGATTGCACTCTTTGACATCTAAACTCTTCATTTTTCTTCCTGGGGAATCCCTTAAATGTGATCGGCTTCAGCGAACCCATGGTCTCTACTCTTCTATACAACTCTTAATTCGCCTTTGGGCCTTCCTTAAAGGTTCATGCCTATACCTAAATCAGTGGGTATGTATAGATtcttcccccctcctcccccacccccccccctcaaaataCAATGTGTGCATCATCTGTACGCCACTGGAGCAGATGCAAAAACCGAGTACGATTGAGAGGCCCCAGTAACGAAGAATAGTAAAAATTATCTCACTCTTAGCCTTTCCGATTTTCTTGAGGTTAGCAATACATCGCATGGAGAATGCGTTTcgtattgttttcatttttgtttttatctaagAGCAACGGCTTCGTTTGTCACAAATTTACTATACATCATGGTCgagaaataatttgttttcattcatctCCGGCAGGTGAACCCCCTGTGAGGTTACGCACACCTACCGTTGTGCGTATGGTTCGACCTAGTGACCGCTTACAGAACAATTCACCAGTTCAGGCAGCTGACTTTGAGCTATCCATCGTTGAATCTGAGAAAAACACGCCAGAGAGGCCGAAGACAGCGACCTACCCTCCTAGTTCTTTATATGTAAGGATAAATTAGGATAATTACCAACATATTTATCTAAAAGAGGTCACATCTCAAAGTGTAAACTTCccattcaaccccccccccccccatcacgccgttacccccccccccccccccccaccttgtgTTCCCATCTTAAAATCTTAAGGTAAGGACTGTCGTCCCAACAGAAAATCATCTGGATGCACAGAACTACATTTTTTgagctctttttttttgtctttacaGACTCGACCAATGGGGAATGCTACCACTGTGAATATCATTCTTGCCCGACAACAGCACTTCCCTAGACCCTCTACTCAGCCGGCGAAATTACAGCACAGACCGGTTAGCAAAACCAAATCTGGAACTCGACCAAGGTCTTGTATAAATACACCTGAAACACTACTAGTGGCTCCTCATCCATCATCTGCCGAATTACTGTTAAGTTCTAAAGATTCTGCAGCAACACCTAACCAACCGTCACACCAGGACGGAGAGCAAATTAGCGATCAGAAAGCAACACCGAAAACGCCGGACACACCAGAAACAACATCATCACGCAGTAAAAGGGATATGACCCACAAAGAGCTACAAACAGTTACATCAAGCCATTCTCGAGATATGGGGAGGAAAGAAAGCGACCAGAAATCTGTCAAAGAGCCGGTAAAAAAGGCCTCTTATACCCCGTCAAATGGGCCAGTCGGGACAAAGCCCAGGCCTAAACTCCAGGTTGTCGACATGGCTCGACACTTTAACGCAAAGCACGGATACCAAGTCTCCGAGACGCCAATTCTTGTTCAAAACGGGCCAGCTGTTTCACCCGGGGCGACTGTTCGAAAATCACCGGCAAAGCCCCACTCCTCCGAACGAAGAGCGTCTCTAAACTTGTGCGACGGTCATCTCTCGGAATTTAGAGAAAATGACTTATCAAAAGACGATTCGTCGGGTGACCGTCGACACTCCATCGCTGTAGCAAATATTTCTGAGAAATCCAGAAAACAGAGATCAGCAACGCCTGTCCTGTTACGTCTCCGTCATCGAGATGGTAAAGAGGCAGCACACCAGGAACCGTCCGAGTTAAGAAAGAGTAGAGTTAAGAAAGGTGACGCAAGAAGACATTCGTTAGGTGTTACTAGAGATCTCTCCCAGTCTCGATCGTCGGGGATATCTAGCTATGTACCGTCTAGATCACAGACCCCATCTATTAGCGAGACGATGACCTCAAGTAGTCAGAATTCTCGTCCTGGGACAAGCAGAAATCCATCCAGATCACTTTACAAGACCCCAATTGCTTCTGTGATTGCTAGTGACGGCAACCTTGCCCATCGAAGTCGTAGGGAACGTCGAGCTTCGGATTCCGTCGGAGAGATGACGGTTAAGAGTCCGACAGGAATGCCATCTCGTCTGGAGTGGAAAAGAACATCGTCGGCCGAAAGAAAGATCGCTACTCAATCACTAAATATGACCAAGGAGAAGACCTCTGGTTACACCTCCGAGGGTAACAGCCGCGGGGTGCTACAGGTCGTGCCCGACAAAACCATGAGGTGAGATAATACCTTTTTCCAACTGCCGGCTATTGACAGAATGGCAATCGAATGTAACATTACCTAACGAAAATGTGTACttacactcaaaaaaatgaagtgttgaAAAGTAATCGATAAGTGTCATATCAAACACTTCAGCCTAGCTCGTACAGGGACAACACCCTCCTTGCTAATTTTACACTTTCCGAGTGTTGAAAATCTAACACCTCGCTGGTGTTGAATTTATCAACACTTGCAGGTGTCATTGTCACACCCAGTCCCCTAAATTTAGCTCTTCAAAGGTGTTTATTACTCAGTTGATGGGAGCGCTGTAGTAACACCACATGTCTGGCTATTCTTACACTTTTTGCGTGTTGAATATAGCCAACATCTTACTGATGTTCAATTGACACTTGCAGGTGAAATTGCAAACCCCAAATCCCATAAATATAACACTTACACTCAAAAAACGTGATACACAGGTTAAGTAAAattatacttaattttcatgtgaaataagaacacaaacatttaagtaaatatgacttaactgctggtttgtacagttttacatgtttattatgtaacgcaaatacaatactgtcatgtaaaattttgccagagaagtttacatagcacccatttagtaaatattttatacaggttttaggttaattattacctagtaattaggtaaacaatatatggatgcatgtttgaatcgctcacagcagagaggtacatttaagagagagcaaaaagcaatgacaacacaaacaattcagaatgtgcgattttcagcaattaaacaccctgctaccttcctattccagaggtccatatattatatcccattaaatgtaaaataaacaatttaggcTACAAAAGTACTGTCTTGTGGAAtgaagtcaacttaaaagtgccaacattttcaattgctacagttcagttacttggtctttattgTTTGCgcatgccttttggtattccagattaaacacaaagaaacaattcttctcaaagtcaatttcaaatatgcaacaactttagatatatgctgatctgtgggatgagaaaacgtagATTGCTGTCtctgatgactgctacactgcagttactttgtcgtTGTTGGCTCGTacctttggtattccaaattaaacacaaagaaacaactcttcccaaagtcaatttcaaataggcaacaactttagatatatgctgatccgtgggatgagaaaacgtagATTGCTGTCtctgatgactgctacactgcagttactttgtctttgttgttggctcgtacctttggtattccaaattaaacataAAGAAACACTtcccaaagacaattccaaataagcaacaactttacatacattctgatccgtgaGATGAGGAAACGTGGAGTgctgtctatgacaactgctaaactgcagttactttgtcttttttgttggCATGgtaagcataaaaatctcgaatctggttgcacttcacaccaccaggcaactgGTTGActactttttggaaaaattcccaggcaccgaaacttgcaatttggtataattcagatttaacatCGTAGAATGATTTGAAGCAACATCAATgacttcataaatgtcctctcgggtagggcatgtctctcgatgatcacaaatgactgctgaggatgtattttgcttcctccaagaagtacagtaacacatattgctgaggtctttctgaaatcttttgcaaatagaattccaagttgatgctacctaagtaacaaagaaaagaaaagaaaattcccatcataatgaagttgtgttaaaacactcttggagcataagcagttattaacatgtacccctcacaaaacattgacattcctaaagaaaatgcacacaatttCATCAGTTGTGGTTGTCTTCTTCAAGCACGTTTGAaactagaaagccagatggcctatagtgattccttgtcaaaacaggaacttgcattaaactttcatcagacaatgtaggcaacttttacaaccaatgcatcatgttaacaatgcttgaAACAATGCTCACTCCCATTGCATGCAGTTGTGTAGATGGCTATGAActataacagctagatcacttccataatatcgctaaattatagttgggcctaggtctaaaagtatcaccgATCCACATCAACTTCTtcctacttgctacaacttacaagctaaaatggcaattagtggtaattatatattgcataaCATGAACATATGTTTATCCCTTAGTAAGcatagtaccagcgtaactataggcccatgcccgatgctattaaaaatgcattgccttgaaatagcctaagtatatcctactagtagtactactactacttaaaaaagtgactcgcagggtatacgaagttacggttaacgcccaaaaggaatagaatgcactaggTTACATAAAAGGCCTAGACAAAGTCCCCCCTCCGTCCGtaggcaattccgtttaattttacttgtatgtaggtaACAcagattcgttgacaattatgaggtgactatgacaaacagcacctagcctattatattaacttatcgtatgactttaacgttaggtctacgtaacgcaagcgattcaaatgcattcgtctacccaacttagtcgtgggtctctaagcatatctcgttcttTTCACGTTCACTTAcgtaatatcaaaacatacctccGAATTTTTCAACcaattcttccaggccccagtctcctataacgtcattttccatgccattgtagctcgttaCCGCACACTGAATACGTAACGTTATGTGGCTTGCACGTATATATGGccgtggttactatagtacatttagtaacgataaatgttgTCAGTGGTTTAAACACTTAACTTgcactaagaatccagctgatGGGAGGTTCGACCAATCGgaatgctcgaactgaaagtacactttcTGCAGGTGTAAAAAATACACGCTACATgaattatgtaaccctactcagggtcagagtaacccttcaggtgtagggtgaacggttacacctggaaagtgttcaaattcaacactccatttttttgcgtgtatAGAAAAAGAATTCTTTCTTGCCAAGTACAGGCCCATACGCACAGTGCTCTGTGGGATTGTTCATTTACTGAAGATATGAATCATTATATTGAATACCGTCCTGGGGTTTATTAGTGACATttgatgcggggggggggggtggggtgggggggggttgcggTGGGGGTTGCAGATTTGCCGGAAATTGACGATCAAACGCAAGCACCTGCTACATACACCTACGTGGTTGCTAAATACAATGTTTCAAGTGACTCAATCCTTCAAACAATTTCGAACTCGTGAAGAAGTTGTGTAGAACATGTCATGATGTATGTTTGTCCATTTACAGGATCCAATCAGCCAAAATTAAGAGCCGAGAGGGTCAACCTCCTTCTGGGCACGTTCACCAAGACCAAAATTCCTGCCGAGCCATGAGAGCAAGAAAAGAGCATGTTACATCCTCCAATGGAGAAAACCAAAAGATGCTTAAATATACAGGTATACATGAAACCCTTGGAACGGAAAGTAGGAGTGAATAGTGGTTACTAGTCTTGTGGGTTCAACGTATATCAAAGGATGGGTTAGCATTTGAAGCTATGATTGAGCTTTGCAATGTTCCGTTGACAAGATCCTTTATCTAATAAATAAATTTCGTGATCATTGGAAAAGGTGTCACAAATCAGGCTCAAGCAATCATAAGATTTTGTTGATAAGATTTCAATGCCAAGGTGATGggaagcaagggcgtaggaaccggggggctgggggcgccagccccccagtgaaaaatgtggaggggcggaagtatcattccgccccccgctccgcaagtcagaaaacccctttttcatttccaaatgagaaaaaaaatctcatttggagcaccaaattgcatctaaggccaggtgaaaatacaaaattaagtttacaaaatggagtgggtgttgaagtgtgctatattgcaccaaattgcatctgaggccacctggaaatgcaaaaaaatccaaaggggagggggacaccccctccccttagacctctcccccagaccggccatcagtcttcagcccccccccactcaaaagtaccttcctacgccactgatgggAAGAATGGGTTGGAAGTCATACCACAAATGTATTCGGGACCCATCTAAATATGCATGTCCGATATGGATTCACGCAAAATGTCTGCTTCAATGGGGGCCTCCGATCACTGTCATAATGTCTTAATGTGCGTGATCCATGGTGTTTACAGATCTCTGAATCGATCGTTTTTTCAATCCTCCACCTTTCACAGCTTTATTGATACTAAAATCTTATGAGTTTATTAGCATTTGACACTAGccatttttgtttcaaatcatGACGGGAAAAGCCTATTTGTTGTTTTCTTGATACAACATTAGTATTGCAATACAAATGTGACATAGCCACGAACTTTTCAAAATTGAATGGGACCTTTTAATCTTTTGGGACCTTTTAAGGCTTTTAATTGAATGGGACCGAATGGGACCTAATTGGACCTAATTGAATGGGACCGAATGGGACCTAATTGAATGGGACCATAAATTGAATGGGACCTTTTAAGGCTTTTAATCTCATAGTTTGAATtcgatttaaagaaaaaacagaatttCCAAGTTTGATCAAATATAATCCTCGTTTTGAGTAACACCAATATAAAGTACCAGAAATTTACTGGTCAGCTCAAACAGCTGTTTCTGCGATGAGAATATGTTTCGGCAATTACGGACGATTTTGAATAGCAACCACAGAATGATTAATGACGTCACTACATCACACTGTTCACAAAGTTCGAATCCTCACGATTGTGATTCGAACACCAATTTGTGCGTTGAAGCTGTAAAGCGGCACTGAGATCTGTACTTATGGTTactagataaatatatatatattcaaaagtgTCTATAAAGCGTAAagattttaacattaatttcaatccccccccccacacacacacaaacgtACTTTTTGGTATCACTTTCTCCTAACAGGGTATCACACAGATGAACTCAAGGACACAAATTTGGCGAACGGAGACGAACATTCAGCTGCACAATATTTGGGTAATTTTTCGACTCGAGGATTACTGGGTCTAATATTGGTCAGTCCTAACTCATCGAAAACTCAAAAACCTCTTACAGATAAAGTGAGTAAAATACGAGtctattaaataattaaacttgTATTGattgaaaatgtcattttattttCGAAAGTTTGTAAGCATCCTTTAGCTTTACCATAAAACGCATATGTGAAACGTAGATTCTACAAtgggcaagggcgtaggaaaatatggaggggcggaagtatcgttccgcccccccccccgccccgcttcgcaagtcagaaaacccctttttcttttccaaatgagaaaaaaaaatctcatttgg
This window of the Apostichopus japonicus isolate 1M-3 chromosome 9, ASM3797524v1, whole genome shotgun sequence genome carries:
- the LOC139974572 gene encoding uncharacterized protein isoform X2 — protein: MGKLKSVGRYIMEDRTLGKGNFAVVELASHIITSSKVAVKIIDRRKLKEEYMQKNLYREAKVMSKLRHPNIARLYETIKSNNLYFLVTEYVAGGDLLSYVRNQKDGYLSESRSRVYVRQLVSALHHLHERGVVHRDLKMENIILDAKRKNLKLIDFGLSNHYNTDQLLKTHCGSPEYAAPELFVTGREYGPEIDIWSFGIIVYAMVTGKLPFTAPHTENRRQRLLQLINAGLGPIHERDMRNITEDCKDLLRRSIQPSETRIHLLDIQVHPWITANNQDTFYPFQQPPRDPRLKEEVIEKMASLLTVTKSMLEGNVHETRCDELGAMFNLLMDDALRERGLWEGDHTRRSQTPSGEPPVRLRTPTVVRMVRPSDRLQNNSPVQAADFELSIVESEKNTPERPKTATYPPSSLYTRPMGNATTVNIILARQQHFPRPSTQPAKLQHRPVSKTKSGTRPRSCINTPETLLVAPHPSSAELLLSSKDSAATPNQPSHQDGEQISDQKATPKTPDTPETTSSRSKRDMTHKELQTVTSSHSRDMGRKESDQKSVKEPVKKASYTPSNGPVGTKPRPKLQVVDMARHFNAKHGYQVSETPILVQNGPAVSPGATVRKSPAKPHSSERRASLNLCDGHLSEFRENDLSKDDSSGDRRHSIAVANISEKSRKQRSATPVLLRLRHRDGKEAAHQEPSELRKSRVKKGDARRHSLGVTRDLSQSRSSGISSYVPSRSQTPSISETMTSSSQNSRPGTSRNPSRSLYKTPIASVIASDGNLAHRSRRERRASDSVGEMTVKSPTGMPSRLEWKRTSSAERKIATQSLNMTKEKTSGYTSEGNSRGVLQVVPDKTMRIQSAKIKSREGQPPSGHVHQDQNSCRAMRARKEHVTSSNGENQKMLKYTGYHTDELKDTNLANGDEHSAAQYLGNFSTRGLLGLILVSPNSSKTQKPLTDKDETDSKSQISDSSSGPPRQKYVNIAPFNFFDKSQLCNTTTKSIDVTKPPVVKPKGSKGIQVFDIQKSHDVTSVPLPSTASETSRKPNSNGVDWGKTYCLERKVSDTLKGSNEIVKLRKTPEPVRDG
- the LOC139974572 gene encoding uncharacterized protein isoform X1; amino-acid sequence: MGKLKSVGRYIMEDRTLGKGNFAVVELASHIITSSKVAVKIIDRRKLKEEYMQKNLYREAKVMSKLRHPNIARLYETIKSNNLYFLVTEYVAGGDLLSYVRNQKDGYLSESRSRVYVRQLVSALHHLHERGVVHRDLKMENIILDAKRKNLKLIDFGLSNHYNTDQLLKTHCGSPEYAAPELFVTGREYGPEIDIWSFGIIVYAMVTGKLPFTAPHTENRRQRLLQLINAGLGPIHERDMRNITEDCKDLLRRSIQPSETRIHLLDIQVHPWITANNQDTFYPFQQPPRDPRLKEEVIEKMASLLTVTKSMLEGNVHETRCDELGAMFNLLMDDALRERGLWEGDHTRRRDRPRRPPAPGHDTVTPRSQTPSGEPPVRLRTPTVVRMVRPSDRLQNNSPVQAADFELSIVESEKNTPERPKTATYPPSSLYTRPMGNATTVNIILARQQHFPRPSTQPAKLQHRPVSKTKSGTRPRSCINTPETLLVAPHPSSAELLLSSKDSAATPNQPSHQDGEQISDQKATPKTPDTPETTSSRSKRDMTHKELQTVTSSHSRDMGRKESDQKSVKEPVKKASYTPSNGPVGTKPRPKLQVVDMARHFNAKHGYQVSETPILVQNGPAVSPGATVRKSPAKPHSSERRASLNLCDGHLSEFRENDLSKDDSSGDRRHSIAVANISEKSRKQRSATPVLLRLRHRDGKEAAHQEPSELRKSRVKKGDARRHSLGVTRDLSQSRSSGISSYVPSRSQTPSISETMTSSSQNSRPGTSRNPSRSLYKTPIASVIASDGNLAHRSRRERRASDSVGEMTVKSPTGMPSRLEWKRTSSAERKIATQSLNMTKEKTSGYTSEGNSRGVLQVVPDKTMRIQSAKIKSREGQPPSGHVHQDQNSCRAMRARKEHVTSSNGENQKMLKYTGYHTDELKDTNLANGDEHSAAQYLGNFSTRGLLGLILVSPNSSKTQKPLTDKDETDSKSQISDSSSGPPRQKYVNIAPFNFFDKSQLCNTTTKSIDVTKPPVVKPKGSKGIQVFDIQKSHDVTSVPLPSTASETSRKPNSNGVDWGKTYCLERKVSDTLKGSNEIVKLRKTPEPVRDG
- the LOC139974572 gene encoding uncharacterized protein isoform X3; its protein translation is MVTVSLAGHPTASIQVAVKIIDRRKLKEEYMQKNLYREAKVMSKLRHPNIARLYETIKSNNLYFLVTEYVAGGDLLSYVRNQKDGYLSESRSRVYVRQLVSALHHLHERGVVHRDLKMENIILDAKRKNLKLIDFGLSNHYNTDQLLKTHCGSPEYAAPELFVTGREYGPEIDIWSFGIIVYAMVTGKLPFTAPHTENRRQRLLQLINAGLGPIHERDMRNITEDCKDLLRRSIQPSETRIHLLDIQVHPWITANNQDTFYPFQQPPRDPRLKEEVIEKMASLLTVTKSMLEGNVHETRCDELGAMFNLLMDDALRERGLWEGDHTRRRDRPRRPPAPGHDTVTPRSQTPSGEPPVRLRTPTVVRMVRPSDRLQNNSPVQAADFELSIVESEKNTPERPKTATYPPSSLYTRPMGNATTVNIILARQQHFPRPSTQPAKLQHRPVSKTKSGTRPRSCINTPETLLVAPHPSSAELLLSSKDSAATPNQPSHQDGEQISDQKATPKTPDTPETTSSRSKRDMTHKELQTVTSSHSRDMGRKESDQKSVKEPVKKASYTPSNGPVGTKPRPKLQVVDMARHFNAKHGYQVSETPILVQNGPAVSPGATVRKSPAKPHSSERRASLNLCDGHLSEFRENDLSKDDSSGDRRHSIAVANISEKSRKQRSATPVLLRLRHRDGKEAAHQEPSELRKSRVKKGDARRHSLGVTRDLSQSRSSGISSYVPSRSQTPSISETMTSSSQNSRPGTSRNPSRSLYKTPIASVIASDGNLAHRSRRERRASDSVGEMTVKSPTGMPSRLEWKRTSSAERKIATQSLNMTKEKTSGYTSEGNSRGVLQVVPDKTMRIQSAKIKSREGQPPSGHVHQDQNSCRAMRARKEHVTSSNGENQKMLKYTGYHTDELKDTNLANGDEHSAAQYLGNFSTRGLLGLILVSPNSSKTQKPLTDKDETDSKSQISDSSSGPPRQKYVNIAPFNFFDKSQLCNTTTKSIDVTKPPVVKPKGSKGIQVFDIQKSHDVTSVPLPSTASETSRKPNSNGVDWGKTYCLERKVSDTLKGSNEIVKLRKTPEPVRDG